From Saccharothrix espanaensis DSM 44229, the proteins below share one genomic window:
- a CDS encoding carbohydrate ABC transporter permease — protein sequence MSRRPGFVVYGLLGAFVLGSAFPFYWSFVVAGNEDGDTPLVPGGRFLANASRVLDTIPFWKALGNSMIVSGTVTVSVVLLSTLAGFAFAKLRFRGRGPLMVFVVASLAVPTQLGIIPLYLAMAEFGWAGTLGAVIVPNLVTAFGVFWMRQYIVDAVPDELVDAARMDGCNLLRVFWHVCVPAVRPAAAMLGVFTFMMSWNDFLWPLVVLDADEPTVQVALEKLQSGYYVDNSLVLAGTTLATVPVLVVFLVLGRQIVAGIMQGAVKG from the coding sequence GTGAGTCGGCGTCCCGGGTTTGTGGTGTACGGGTTGTTGGGCGCGTTCGTCCTGGGGTCCGCGTTCCCGTTCTACTGGTCGTTCGTGGTCGCCGGCAACGAAGACGGGGACACACCGCTGGTGCCGGGCGGGAGGTTCCTCGCCAACGCGAGCCGGGTGCTCGACACCATCCCGTTCTGGAAAGCTCTGGGCAACAGCATGATCGTGTCCGGCACGGTGACCGTGTCGGTGGTCCTGCTGTCCACGCTGGCGGGGTTCGCGTTCGCCAAGCTGCGGTTCCGGGGGCGCGGGCCGTTGATGGTGTTCGTGGTGGCGAGCCTGGCGGTGCCGACCCAGCTCGGGATCATCCCGCTGTACCTGGCGATGGCGGAATTCGGGTGGGCGGGGACGCTGGGCGCGGTGATCGTGCCGAACCTGGTGACCGCGTTCGGGGTGTTCTGGATGCGGCAGTACATCGTGGACGCGGTGCCGGACGAACTGGTCGACGCCGCGCGGATGGACGGGTGCAACCTGCTGAGGGTCTTCTGGCACGTGTGCGTGCCGGCGGTGCGGCCCGCGGCGGCGATGCTCGGGGTGTTCACGTTCATGATGTCGTGGAACGACTTCCTCTGGCCGCTGGTCGTGCTGGACGCGGACGAACCGACCGTCCAGGTGGCGTTGGAGAAGCTCCAGAGCGGTTACTACGTCGACAACTCGCTGGTGCTGGCCGGGACCACGTTGGCCACCGTGCCGGTGCTGGTCGTGTTTCTCGTACTTGGGCGGCAGATCGTCGCCGGGATCATGCAGGGTGCTGTGAAGGGGTAG
- a CDS encoding GH1 family beta-glucosidase, whose amino-acid sequence MEFPKGFLWGAATAAFQVEGATAVDGRTKSIWDEFCEVPGAVVGGHTGEPAADHYRRVDEDVRLMAGLGLQAYRFSVAWPRVRPDGGRVNQAGLDFYSRLVDRLLEAGIQPWPTLYHWDLPQALEERGGWAGRATSYRFADFAESVAGALGDRVENWTTVNEPWCSAFLGYAAGVHAPGRREPEAAVAAVHHLLLGHGLATEVIRGTSAGAKVGITLNLYPIIAADPESPADVDAVRRLDGLQNRIFLEPLLLGRYPEDVVADLEPHGFAGHLQDGDLEIVSAPLGQLGVNYYAEHFVSGAAGPAVPGSPWVGAEHVTFPSRGLPRTDMGWEVEPAGLTKVLVRVNRDYPSIPLYVTENGAAYRDVVAADGEVYDPERLRYLESHLRAAHAAIEAGVDLRGYFAWSLMDNFEWAEGYAKRFGIVHVDYDTQVRTPKMSAMWYSQVARGNALAAVAAS is encoded by the coding sequence GTGGAGTTTCCGAAGGGTTTTCTGTGGGGGGCGGCGACAGCCGCGTTCCAGGTGGAAGGCGCGACAGCGGTGGACGGGCGGACGAAGTCCATCTGGGACGAGTTCTGCGAGGTGCCGGGAGCGGTGGTGGGCGGGCACACCGGGGAGCCGGCGGCGGACCACTACCGGCGGGTGGACGAAGACGTCCGGCTGATGGCGGGCCTGGGGTTGCAGGCATACCGGTTCTCGGTGGCGTGGCCCCGGGTGCGGCCGGACGGGGGTCGGGTGAACCAGGCCGGGCTGGACTTCTACTCGCGGCTGGTGGACCGGCTGTTGGAGGCCGGCATCCAGCCGTGGCCGACGCTGTACCACTGGGACCTGCCGCAAGCACTGGAAGAGCGGGGCGGCTGGGCCGGGCGGGCGACGTCGTACCGGTTCGCGGACTTCGCGGAGTCCGTGGCGGGAGCGTTGGGTGACCGGGTGGAGAACTGGACCACGGTCAACGAACCCTGGTGCTCGGCGTTCCTGGGGTACGCGGCCGGGGTGCACGCACCGGGGCGGCGGGAGCCGGAGGCGGCGGTCGCGGCGGTGCACCACCTGTTGCTGGGGCACGGCTTGGCGACGGAGGTGATCCGCGGAACGTCGGCGGGGGCGAAGGTCGGGATCACGCTGAACCTGTACCCGATCATCGCGGCGGACCCGGAGAGCCCGGCGGACGTGGACGCGGTGCGCCGGCTCGACGGGTTGCAGAACCGGATCTTCCTGGAGCCGTTGCTCCTCGGGCGGTACCCGGAGGACGTGGTGGCGGACCTGGAACCGCACGGGTTCGCGGGCCACCTCCAGGACGGTGACCTGGAGATCGTCTCGGCGCCGCTCGGCCAGCTCGGCGTGAACTACTACGCGGAGCACTTCGTGAGCGGGGCGGCGGGACCGGCCGTCCCGGGGTCGCCATGGGTCGGCGCGGAGCACGTGACGTTCCCCAGCCGGGGGCTGCCGCGCACGGACATGGGTTGGGAGGTCGAGCCGGCCGGCTTGACGAAAGTCCTGGTGCGGGTGAATCGTGACTACCCCTCGATTCCGCTGTACGTCACGGAAAACGGCGCTGCCTACCGGGACGTGGTGGCGGCGGACGGCGAGGTGTACGACCCGGAGCGGTTGCGGTACTTGGAATCGCACCTGCGGGCGGCGCACGCGGCCATCGAAGCGGGCGTCGACCTGCGCGGGTACTTCGCCTGGTCGCTGATGGACAACTTCGAGTGGGCCGAGGGATACGCGAAGAGGTTCGGGATCGTGCATGTCGACTACGACACCCAAGTGCGGACTCCTAAGATGAGTGCCATGTGGTACTCCCAGGTTGCCCGGGGCAACGCGCTAGCCGCGGTGGCCGCCTCGTGA
- a CDS encoding LacI family DNA-binding transcriptional regulator, translating to MTDAVDQPRPRRATTRLEEVARAAGVSKSTVSRVINGEPYVSTKAREAVSQAISRLGYSPNQAARTLAGNRANCIALVVSEQGSRVLADPFFAGVLRGVHAELAGRRVQLVLMMSKEGDEQDLVNYLCGGHVDGVLVISLHGQDPLPRVLADAGLPTVVGGRPLGAAGVPYVDSDNFNGALEAARHLIGLGRKKIGTIAGPRDMAVGMDRLAGWKRGMSQARVPADLVAYGDFTPESGATAMEELLELDPSLDAVFVAADIMALGALQVLHARGKRVPEDVAVVGFDDLMIASTAVPPLTTVRQDVERLGRTMTWRLMSELAGEENLPPFLLLPTSMVTRVSA from the coding sequence GTGACGGACGCCGTTGACCAGCCCAGGCCACGCCGCGCGACAACGCGCCTCGAAGAGGTGGCCCGCGCCGCCGGGGTGTCCAAGTCGACAGTGTCCCGGGTGATCAACGGTGAGCCTTACGTCAGCACAAAGGCGCGTGAGGCGGTCAGCCAGGCGATCTCGCGCCTCGGCTACTCGCCGAACCAAGCGGCCCGGACGTTGGCGGGCAACCGGGCCAACTGCATCGCGCTGGTGGTGTCCGAGCAGGGCAGCCGGGTGCTCGCCGACCCGTTCTTCGCCGGTGTGCTGCGCGGGGTCCACGCGGAACTGGCCGGGCGGCGGGTGCAGCTCGTGCTGATGATGAGCAAAGAGGGCGACGAGCAGGACCTGGTCAACTACCTGTGCGGCGGGCACGTCGACGGCGTCCTGGTGATCAGCCTGCACGGCCAGGACCCGCTGCCGAGGGTGCTCGCCGACGCGGGCCTGCCGACGGTCGTCGGCGGGCGGCCGTTGGGCGCGGCGGGAGTGCCCTATGTGGACTCCGACAACTTCAACGGCGCGTTGGAGGCGGCCCGACACCTGATCGGGCTGGGGCGGAAGAAGATCGGCACCATCGCGGGCCCCCGGGACATGGCGGTCGGGATGGACCGGCTCGCCGGCTGGAAGCGGGGGATGAGCCAGGCTCGGGTTCCGGCCGACCTGGTGGCGTACGGGGACTTCACGCCGGAGAGCGGCGCGACGGCGATGGAAGAGCTGCTGGAGCTGGACCCGTCGCTGGACGCGGTGTTCGTCGCGGCCGACATCATGGCGCTGGGCGCGTTGCAGGTGCTGCACGCGCGCGGCAAGCGGGTGCCGGAGGACGTGGCCGTGGTGGGCTTCGACGACCTGATGATCGCGTCGACGGCGGTGCCCCCGTTGACCACCGTGCGGCAGGACGTGGAACGGCTGGGGCGGACGATGACCTGGCGACTGATGTCGGAACTGGCGGGAGAGGAGAACCTGCCGCCGTTCCTGCTGCTGCCCACGTCGATGGTCACCCGGGTCAGCGCTTGA
- a CDS encoding LapA family protein codes for MTTPRDEDRIRATPAAPIPDGPPPTSIDHTPIDHKPATTPRKGKPRPTRISGTWVAVLASIVVLIFLLVFILQNLDDATIHFIGLASTLPLGVALLFSAIGGAVTVALVGAARILQLRRQTKRG; via the coding sequence GTGACCACTCCCCGTGACGAGGACCGCATCCGAGCGACTCCCGCCGCCCCGATCCCGGACGGTCCACCGCCCACGTCGATCGACCACACGCCGATCGACCACAAGCCGGCCACCACACCCCGCAAGGGCAAACCGCGTCCCACCAGGATCAGCGGCACCTGGGTGGCCGTCCTGGCGTCGATCGTCGTCCTGATCTTCCTGCTGGTCTTCATCCTGCAGAACCTGGACGACGCGACGATCCACTTCATCGGCCTGGCCAGCACCCTTCCGCTGGGCGTGGCCTTGCTCTTCTCCGCGATCGGCGGCGCCGTCACGGTTGCCCTGGTGGGCGCGGCCCGCATCCTCCAGCTACGCCGGCAGACCAAACGCGGCTGA
- a CDS encoding IS30 family transposase — translation MAGGPLLSFEERELISRELSRNARCSTRVLGMLLGRHHSTVAREIAANGGRRGYRAVRAQCRAADHRRRPRLRKLESSVRLHDAVNDGLREKWSPRQIGRRLRLDHPDDPEMRVSHETIYQSLYLQARGELRTQLKLALRQGRLHRVDRSRPATARQYIKDMVHISDRPKEADDRAVPGFWEGDLIIGRGNASQIATLVERTTRFVMLVRIPYDRNAQRVATLLARKMETLPDFLRKSVTWDQGREMARHAYFTIRTGIPVYFCDPHSPWQRGSNENTNGLLRQYFPKGTDLSTHTQADLDKVAAQLNGRPRHTLDWRKPVEVYNDLVNAHTSR, via the coding sequence ATGGCCGGTGGCCCGTTGTTGTCGTTCGAGGAGCGGGAGCTGATCTCCCGGGAGTTGAGTCGGAACGCACGTTGTTCGACCCGTGTCCTCGGGATGCTTCTGGGGCGGCATCATTCGACGGTGGCGCGGGAGATCGCGGCCAACGGTGGTCGTCGTGGTTATCGGGCGGTGCGGGCGCAGTGCAGGGCGGCGGACCATCGTCGGCGGCCCAGGCTGCGTAAACTGGAGTCGTCGGTCCGGTTGCACGACGCGGTGAACGACGGGCTGCGGGAGAAGTGGTCGCCTCGCCAGATCGGCCGGCGGCTGCGCCTGGACCACCCGGACGATCCGGAGATGCGCGTGTCGCACGAGACGATCTACCAGAGCCTCTACCTCCAGGCCCGGGGCGAGCTGCGCACCCAGTTGAAGCTCGCCCTGCGTCAGGGCCGTCTGCACCGGGTCGACCGCAGCCGTCCCGCGACCGCCCGCCAGTACATCAAGGACATGGTCCACATCAGCGACCGGCCGAAAGAGGCCGACGACCGGGCCGTGCCGGGCTTCTGGGAAGGCGACCTGATCATCGGACGCGGCAACGCCTCCCAGATCGCCACCCTGGTCGAACGCACCACCCGCTTCGTCATGCTGGTCCGCATCCCGTACGACCGCAACGCCCAACGGGTGGCCACGCTCCTGGCCCGGAAGATGGAGACCCTTCCGGACTTCCTGCGCAAGAGTGTCACCTGGGACCAGGGCCGGGAAATGGCCCGACACGCCTACTTCACCATCCGCACCGGCATCCCGGTCTACTTCTGCGACCCGCACAGCCCCTGGCAACGCGGCAGCAACGAGAACACCAACGGGCTGCTCCGCCAGTATTTCCCCAAAGGCACCGACCTGTCCACCCACACCCAGGCCGACCTCGACAAGGTCGCCGCGCAATTGAACGGACGACCCCGCCACACCCTCGACTGGCGCAAGCCCGTCGAGGTCTACAACGACCTGGTCAACGCCCACACGTCGCGATGA
- a CDS encoding recombinase family protein, translating to MTYRGDMPTSTRVSTGQRPEGGSLNPLVAGAAPVIDSYARLSWNPDTGDLEKIETQQSDNRKTIKSAGAVVGLELWDGKSAWKRNAVRKDFETAIERAESGITQGIAVWHVDRLFRQPRDLERLIDLARRGFRVISTYGSFDLTDPEDLFQLRGLVAAAAKSSDDSSRRIRKRFIGFRAEGRTTGGKPGFGFPRKDREWKPSRRQRESDRPMLPDAHIQRERAAIRKAVIGIADGTTTTSEVARTWNDAGLRTVEGKTWVQVGVRNTLMRSTIAGIIEYEGEEVGTLEGKPIAPPEKWRKMRAIILGRRRGAPFTNRYVGSGHVYCARCGNKLSGKPNYNGTYPDGQTRRDYYCAKSHRGCGRMSIDMRALDAELRLFVIARLSDPRVVNALTHSRSQADPRLTEVRTELANATALQDRISERLGRREITESAFDAANRPLNADIQRLKKELNELEESSASANPGEVLTAEQVAEQWDRSTLLSESEVEKGVQIRRKLLKSALGTDVQIRIHPQPDKRFTPDRVRVHKATDPFDA from the coding sequence GTGACCTACCGTGGTGACATGCCTACCTCAACGCGTGTTTCTACTGGTCAGCGGCCCGAAGGAGGGTCGCTGAACCCGTTGGTCGCCGGCGCAGCGCCCGTGATCGACTCCTACGCGCGCCTGTCGTGGAACCCCGACACGGGCGACCTTGAGAAGATCGAAACCCAGCAGTCGGACAACCGGAAGACGATCAAGAGCGCCGGCGCGGTCGTGGGACTGGAACTGTGGGACGGAAAGTCGGCTTGGAAACGCAACGCCGTCCGCAAGGACTTCGAGACCGCTATCGAGCGTGCGGAATCGGGCATCACTCAGGGTATCGCGGTCTGGCACGTGGACAGGCTATTTCGTCAGCCTCGCGACCTAGAGCGGCTTATTGATCTCGCGCGTCGCGGGTTCCGAGTGATCAGCACGTACGGTTCTTTCGACCTGACTGACCCGGAAGACCTCTTCCAACTGCGCGGACTGGTAGCCGCCGCCGCCAAGTCCAGCGATGACTCGTCGCGGCGCATCAGGAAGCGTTTTATCGGCTTCCGTGCAGAAGGGCGAACGACCGGAGGTAAGCCCGGTTTCGGTTTCCCCCGGAAAGACCGTGAGTGGAAGCCAAGTCGTCGTCAGCGCGAGAGTGACCGCCCGATGCTGCCCGATGCGCACATTCAGCGCGAACGTGCCGCGATCCGCAAAGCGGTGATCGGCATCGCGGACGGAACGACCACCACATCCGAGGTCGCACGTACGTGGAACGATGCGGGCTTGCGGACCGTGGAAGGTAAGACCTGGGTTCAGGTCGGGGTGCGCAACACGCTGATGCGTTCGACCATCGCAGGAATCATCGAATACGAAGGTGAAGAGGTCGGGACGCTTGAGGGCAAGCCGATCGCACCGCCTGAAAAGTGGCGGAAGATGCGCGCCATCATCCTCGGTCGCCGGCGTGGCGCACCATTTACGAATCGTTACGTCGGTAGTGGTCACGTGTACTGCGCCCGGTGCGGCAACAAGTTGTCCGGCAAGCCGAACTATAACGGAACCTACCCGGACGGGCAGACCCGTCGTGACTACTACTGCGCAAAATCCCATCGGGGATGTGGCCGGATGAGTATCGACATGCGGGCGCTGGACGCGGAATTGCGTCTGTTCGTGATCGCACGGCTGTCCGACCCGCGAGTGGTCAACGCTCTCACTCACAGCCGGTCTCAGGCAGACCCCCGTCTGACCGAGGTCCGTACGGAACTCGCCAATGCGACCGCGCTACAGGATCGCATCTCCGAACGCTTGGGTCGGCGCGAGATCACCGAATCGGCGTTCGATGCCGCCAACCGGCCGCTGAACGCCGATATCCAGCGCCTGAAGAAAGAACTGAACGAGCTTGAGGAAAGCTCGGCATCGGCGAATCCTGGCGAGGTGTTGACTGCCGAACAAGTCGCCGAACAGTGGGACCGGTCCACACTCCTGTCGGAGTCGGAGGTGGAGAAGGGGGTCCAGATTCGGCGCAAGTTGCTGAAGAGCGCTCTGGGGACGGATGTGCAGATCAGGATCCATCCCCAGCCTGACAAGCGGTTCACGCCGGACCGTGTTCGGGTGCACAAGGCGACCGACCCGTTCGACGCATAG
- a CDS encoding NUDIX hydrolase has translation MEWENLGERPVYENPWFQVNLADVVLPDGRHLDHFVIRQRSVALTAAVNDANEVLLLWRHRFITGTWGWELPAGVIEAGETPEQAAAREMLEESGWKVGPLRHLVTVEPSNGLSDCLHYVYQADGAEYVGHPEDDFESNRREWVSLKLVPELIRNGEIRSANTVAALLILHNAKL, from the coding sequence ATGGAGTGGGAGAACCTGGGCGAACGGCCCGTCTATGAAAACCCCTGGTTCCAGGTCAATCTCGCCGATGTCGTACTTCCCGATGGGCGTCACCTCGATCATTTCGTCATCCGGCAACGTTCTGTGGCGCTGACAGCAGCTGTTAACGATGCCAACGAGGTTCTACTACTATGGCGACACCGGTTCATCACGGGAACATGGGGATGGGAACTACCTGCGGGCGTGATCGAGGCTGGGGAGACACCGGAGCAGGCCGCAGCACGTGAAATGCTCGAGGAGTCCGGATGGAAAGTGGGCCCACTTCGGCATCTGGTGACGGTCGAGCCCTCAAATGGACTGTCCGATTGCCTGCATTATGTCTATCAAGCAGATGGTGCCGAGTACGTAGGCCACCCGGAAGACGACTTCGAGTCCAACCGGCGCGAATGGGTATCGCTCAAACTTGTACCCGAACTCATCCGCAACGGTGAGATCCGGTCCGCGAACACAGTGGCCGCACTTCTGATCTTGCACAACGCGAAGCTGTAA
- a CDS encoding Imm1 family immunity protein, giving the protein MIVTALLANGTACVASGKSECVLLIDRILGANETQWESTLSIGDVEYRKDRDGGPFPNHQLRISVDSAAGFAAINYLDNDDLKMPVANSYNPKRPPPDLSLIFNGTTGALFPRSAAILISDARRALIEWIETRQRPKCIEWMPYDGY; this is encoded by the coding sequence ATGATCGTCACAGCATTGCTAGCCAATGGGACGGCATGCGTTGCGTCCGGAAAATCGGAGTGCGTGCTACTGATCGACAGGATCCTTGGCGCAAACGAAACCCAGTGGGAATCGACACTGTCGATCGGTGACGTGGAGTACAGGAAGGACCGGGACGGGGGTCCGTTTCCGAATCATCAGCTCCGAATAAGTGTTGATTCGGCAGCAGGCTTCGCTGCCATTAATTATCTGGACAATGACGACCTGAAGATGCCGGTAGCGAACTCATACAATCCGAAGCGGCCACCGCCAGACCTGTCGCTCATTTTCAATGGAACTACGGGCGCGCTGTTCCCCCGGTCGGCCGCAATCTTGATATCCGACGCACGGCGAGCCCTAATTGAATGGATTGAGACGCGCCAGCGGCCCAAGTGTATCGAATGGATGCCCTATGACGGTTATTAG
- a CDS encoding bifunctional DNA primase/polymerase, with amino-acid sequence MTNGLECALACVERGWPVVPGALWHNDNYMDPVFGREWESLELCPADMAVTDEDLVRLWWPVLPSRLMRSTLVVTVADLVAVALELDRAEHLVTLKAFTADPTPVVVVPAFERPAVFLLSSSRGLSREEIFPIGATVPLPPSVVEGREVSWLSPMADCEELMTGEQLSLLMM; translated from the coding sequence GTGACCAACGGCTTGGAGTGTGCACTGGCGTGCGTTGAGCGCGGTTGGCCGGTAGTCCCAGGCGCGTTGTGGCACAACGACAATTACATGGATCCGGTATTCGGACGCGAGTGGGAGTCGTTGGAGTTGTGTCCGGCGGACATGGCGGTCACCGACGAGGACTTGGTTCGGCTTTGGTGGCCGGTGTTGCCTAGTCGCCTAATGCGTTCCACCTTGGTCGTGACCGTAGCAGATCTCGTTGCGGTTGCTTTGGAGTTGGACCGGGCGGAACACCTCGTCACGCTTAAGGCGTTCACGGCGGACCCGACTCCGGTGGTGGTGGTTCCAGCCTTCGAGCGGCCAGCGGTCTTCCTGCTGTCCTCATCGCGCGGGCTAAGCCGTGAGGAGATCTTTCCCATCGGCGCTACAGTCCCACTGCCACCCTCGGTGGTCGAAGGCCGTGAGGTGAGTTGGTTGTCGCCGATGGCCGACTGCGAGGAATTGATGACCGGCGAACAACTTTCCCTCCTCATGATGTGA
- a CDS encoding Imm1 family immunity protein: MAIQFIYNERSATTTESAEHPRAVQNVGELSEFIGSVIIDATRAGENIMMEVVTSESAYDHQILEVGISSDGKRGFVHVASDDGPARLTRGDASSDSTLAIYRFEGRAREVPASHEVPLTIVAEVLEIYLTTDGNIPADCPHLHSAPCADAG; this comes from the coding sequence ATGGCGATTCAGTTCATCTATAACGAGCGGTCCGCCACCACGACAGAATCGGCGGAGCACCCGAGGGCAGTCCAGAATGTCGGCGAACTCAGCGAGTTCATTGGGTCCGTTATCATTGACGCCACTCGTGCCGGTGAGAATATCATGATGGAAGTCGTCACGAGCGAATCAGCGTACGACCATCAGATTCTAGAAGTCGGAATCAGCAGTGATGGGAAACGCGGCTTTGTTCACGTCGCAAGCGATGATGGTCCGGCCAGGCTCACACGTGGAGACGCAAGTAGCGACTCCACGCTGGCGATCTACAGGTTCGAAGGCCGGGCGCGAGAGGTTCCAGCCAGCCATGAAGTGCCGTTGACCATCGTGGCCGAGGTACTGGAGATCTACCTTACGACCGATGGGAACATCCCCGCAGACTGCCCACACCTGCACAGCGCGCCCTGTGCTGACGCAGGCTGA